The proteins below are encoded in one region of Sander lucioperca isolate FBNREF2018 chromosome 11, SLUC_FBN_1.2, whole genome shotgun sequence:
- the LOC116058989 gene encoding complement C1q tumor necrosis factor-related protein 7 — translation MKGCKLWDLKMWALMGAVCLCHCVFGQLFETKVKGAPRLICSVPGSPGLPGKPGPSGPPGADGNVGIPGRDGRDGRKGEKGEKGDTGFKGRVGPTGRIGGRGDRGPAGKRGPTGENGDVGLVGSLGPDGEKGDKGKRGPRGTAGICKCGSLLPKSAFSVGITSSYPQEKTPIKFNKVLFDEGGHYNPQTGKFICAYPGVYYFSYDITLANKHLAIGLVQNGQYRIKTFDANTGNHDNASGSTVMYLNAEDEVWLEIFFHDQNGLFADPGWTDSLFSGFLLYADTNYFDTLAEDYT, via the exons ATGAAAGGCTGCAAACTGTGGG ATTTGAAGATGTGGGCGCTGATGGGAGCAGTCTGTCTGTGCCACTGCGTCTTTGGACAGCTGTTTGAGACCAAAGTGAAAGGAGCACCGCGTCTGATCTGCAGTGTCCCCGGGTCACCGGGCCTGCCAGGCAAACCTGGTCCCAGCGGGCCCCCAGGAGCAGATGGGAATGTGGGTATCCCGGGAAGAGATGGCAGAGATGGCAGGAAGggtgaaaagggagaaaaggGAGACACAG gGTTTAAGGGCAGAGTTGGCCCAACAGGTAGGATTGGAGGCCGAGGTGATCGTGGCCCTGCAGGGAAACGAGGCCCGACCGGAGAGAACGGAGATGTGGGCCTAGTTGGTTCTCTGGGCCCTGACGGAGAGAAAGGGGACAAGGGCAAAAGAGGGCCAAGGGGAACTGCAGGAATCTGCAAGTGTGGCAGCCTGCTGCCTAAATCTGCCTTCTCTGTGGGAATCACCAGCAGCTACCCTCAAGAGAAAACCCCCATCAAGTTCAACAAGGTCCTGTTTGACGAGGGCGGACACTACAACCCACAGACGGGCAAGTTCATCTGTGCATACCCAGGTGTTTATTATTTCTCCTACGATATTACACTGGCCAACAAACATCTGGCCATTGGTCTGGTGCAGAATGGTCAGTATCGCATCAAAACCTTTGATGCCAACACGGGGAACCACGACAATGCATCTGGGTCCACTGTGATGTACCTGAATGCAGAAGATGAGGTGTGGCTGGAGATCTTCTTCCACGACCAGAATGGTTTATTTGCAGACCCGGGCTGGACGGACAGCTTGTTCTCTGGCTTCCTTCTATACGCAGACACAAACTATTTTGACACACTGGCAGAGGACTATACATAG